TCGAGTTAGTAGAGAAGAGAGAAGGACCGGCTATAAAGTGTATAAGCAACTGTGTGGCTCCATGTCAAAGAGGTGTTGAAGCAAAAGAGGTGGGTTACTGTATAGCTGATAGGCTGAGCGATGCTTATTTAGGCGATAAAGAGCTAGGGCTCTTTTTTAGTGGCGCCAACGGTTATAGACTAGATAAGCTAATCTCTGTTAAAGAGTTGATGGAAATTTTAGTTAAAGGAGAGTCCAATTAAAAAGATTTTTCTTTTTACTCTTCTTTTTTCCTTTCTTCTTGCTTCTAAATATCCTATGTTGGATCAGGCAAACGAGTTATTAAGATCCAAAAATCAGCAATCTATAATAAAATCATACAATAGTTTTAAGACCTTATATATTCGTTCTATTTTAGAATCGGACGAGAATCTAAAAAAAGAGGCTTTAAAGGGGCTTATTGAGAGTTCTAAGAAGCTTGGTTTTGATTATAGAGATTATGAACAGGAGCTAAAGAGATTATCTAGCAAGTCTGAAAATGTTCCAAAAAAAGTTGTAAAGGTTGAGAAAAAGATTAAAAAAGATATAAAAAAAGAGAGTATAGATAGCTCTAAAAAAATTGTACTCAAATCTATAAAACTAAAAAAAGGTGAAGTGGAGTTATATTTTTCCGATCTTTTGGATAAAAATAGTATAAAAAGTTTTATTTTAGCCGATAAAAAAAGTTCAATATATAAAAAAGTTTTTGATATAAAGTCAATCTGGCCTTATCCTAAGAGAGAGTACTCTCTAAGAAGCGTAAAAAAGATGAAGATCGCTCAATTTAACAAAGATTGGGCGAGAGTCGTATTTGAAGATAACAAACCTATTAAAATAGATTTTAATATAGAAAAAGATGTTTTAAAGATCTTTTTAAACGGCAATAAAAAAAAGGAAGAAAAAGTCGTAGAAAAAGATAAAAAGTATGACTATCGATTTTATAGAACTCAAAAAACTATTGTTATCGATCCAGGACACGGCGGAAAGGACGCCGGCGCAGTTGGTTATAAAAGAAAAAAAGAGAAAGATGCCGTTTTAGCCGTAGCTAAAAAGTTATACAAAGAGCTAAAAAATAGAGGATACAAAGTATATCTAACAAGAACGAAAGACTACTTTGTAGAACTAAGAAACAGAACAAAATACGCAAACAGAAGAATGGCTGATATATTTATATCTATACATGCCAATGCTGCGCCTAAAAAGAGCAAATATCTTAGTATGAGAGGTATTGAGACGTTCTTTTTATCGCCGGCTAGAAGCAAAAGAGCAAAAAGGGTAGCCGCTTTAGAAAACAGAGCCGATTTGGACTCAATGGGATATTTTTCTAAAATGACTTTTTTGAATTTTTTAAATAGAGAAAAGATAATAGCCTCAAACAAACTTGCTATAGATATCCAAAAAGGGATGCTTTATAATCTTAGAAAACATTTTAAAGATGTTCAAGACGGAGGTGTAAGAGAGGGGCCTTTTTGGGTTTTAGTCGGCGCTCAGATGCCTTCAGTTTTGATAGAGATAGGTTATATTACAAATCCAACCGAAGCAAGAAGGATCTTTAATCCATATTATCAAACATTGCTTGCTAAAGGTATAGCCGACGGTATAGATAGCTATTTTGAGAAAAATAGATAGCACAAGCAGAAAATGTAGGATTTTGGTAACAACTATAACCAAAAGGTATTATGCTGTTTACAGAGTCTATTTTACGGTTTTAATTGAGTATATTTTTATACCGGGAGTTGTTCCCGGTAAGTTTATTTGTAGTTTTCTATAGCCTCTTGAAGAATTTTTTCCGCTTCCTCTTTTCCCTTGTAATCTTTAACTTTTACCCATTTGTTTGGTTCTAGCATTTTGTATGTCTCAAAGAAGTTTTTAATCTTTTCCAAGGTAGATTTTGGAAGATCTTCAATATCTTTAATCTCATCATATTTTGGATCTACTTTGCTAACGGGTACAGCTAGAAGTTTTTCATCCATACCGCTTTCATCTTCCATGATCAAAACGCCTATAAGTCTACATTTTATAACGCTTCCGGCTTGTAAAGGGTATTCGTTTAAAACCAAAATATCTGCTGGATCGCCGTCAGCGGCCAACGTATTTGGAACAAAACCGTAGTTTGCAGGATAAAACATAGCGCTATAAAGTACCCTATCTACAAAGATGGCGCCGCTTTCTTTGTCTATTTCGTATTTGACGTTTGAACCGTAAGGTATCTCTATAAGGGCGTGAACTTTTTCCGGATTTTCACCGTGTCCTATTTTGTTAATATCCATAGCTTCTCCTACTAAAAGTTTTGTAGTATTATATACTAAATTGGTTTTATAAAAGATTAGAGAACTATTTTGATTTGGAGAGTCTTCTTTCAACATCGTCCAAAAAAGAGAGAAAAGATTCTTCGTCCCAATACCCTAAAACTGGTCTTATAATGTTTCCTCCTTTAGATGTTATAAAAAAGGTGGTAGGAGTGATTTTAGAGTTGATATATTTTGGTAGTCTCTTTTCGTTATTATAAACTTTTATGGGTACAAAATTATGATTTATCCGTTTTATAATTTGTTTATTTTTGAAAGTAGTGTGCAACATCTTTTCGCACCATTTACAGTTGTGACTCTCGAAAAAAACCATCAACGGCTTTTTTTCCTTGTTTGCTCTATTTAAAGCGATGTTAAAGTCTCTCTCCCACTCTATTTGAGAAGCAAAAAGCAAAAAAGGTATCAATAAAAACAAAAACTTTTTCATACTCTTTCCTTATCCGCAATTTAATCCGTCGCAGCTTCTTACGACTCCCTTATCCCGAGCATTGTTCATCATAAAGTCTCTTAGCGCTTTCATCCTTCTTTCAAAATAGCTGCTATTAATCTTTTTAGTAGCGCTTTTATCATATTTATGGATATTTTTTAGATTTTGGGCGCTATTATCAAACATCTCTTTCCACTCTTCGCTCTCTAACATTGCCGCGCCTTTAAAGGCCGGCCCGTGACAAGAGGAGCAGAGTTTTTTGTAGGTAACCATACCTTTGGCGCTATAAGCAAAGCTATAAGTTGCCAATAGTGCCGCTACAAGCAGAGATTTTTTCATATTTTATCCTTCACTGAGTCCAAATACGTTTGAGAGCGTATTTATATAGTTAAAATATCCCGTAATCGCTACGGCCTCTAAGATTTGAGATTCGCTCCAACCCATATCTTTTAATCTCTCAATATCCTCTTTTGTGATTTTGTAGTTATCTTTTTTGGATGCCCTTATACAAAAATTTAAAAGAGCTTTTGTCTTTTCATCTACATTCATTGCATCTACTCCTTTTAGGACTTCTTCAATCTCTTCTTCTTGCATTCCTAACATTTTGGCAATACCTTTATGTACATCTACGCACATTTTACAGCTATTCTCTTTTGAGATTAAAAGCGCTATAGACTCTTTTATACTGTAAGGAAGTTCAGTCTCTTTTAAAAGATATGACTGCACCATAGTATCCGTTGCTTCATATATATCTTTTCTGATAGCTAACAGTTTGAAAATCTCTCCAAGTTTTCCCGTTTTTTCCAATATAGGTCTAGCTTTTTCTTGAATTTGCGGGTCCATCTCTTCAAATTCCGGTAGTTTTATATATGCCATTTATCTTCCTTTTTATGATTTGCACTCTTGTAAGTTTTTGAACGATTTTTCCGTAAGATATGGGTAAAAAACCCTCTCTATCTGTTCAGTGACTCTTTTTACGCTTTTTTTATCGACTTTTTCTCCCAAAAGAAGTAGATATGGAGTCCAAAATTGACTGTACAACATAATAGTATCTGCTAAGTATGTGATAGTCTCTTTTGGAATCTCTTTAAGACACCCTTTTTCAATAAGATGTGAAATAAGCTTTAAAAGTTTTTCATACTGTTTTTTGTTATCTTCTAAAACCTCATTTGCCAAATGTTTATCTCTATTTATCAACAGTAGTAACTCTTTTCTAAGGAAACGGTACTCCCACCAAGTTTTTGCTACAAAATCGCAATAATTTTTCATTTCGCACAAATCGTCAGGCAACCTTTTGTTTTCGAAGTCGATAATATCTCTCATCTGTCGATATAATGCCCTTATAATATCCTCTTTGTTTTTAAAGTGGTAGTAAAGGTTTCCGGGACTTATGCCTGCGGCCTTTGCTATGTGGTTTGTGGTTATACTTTTTGTATCGTTGTCGTTAAATAGTTTCAGAGCCGTCTGTAAAATTTTCTCTTTAGTATTCACTACACACCTTTTAGAGTAATTACTCTAAAATGATATATAAAAAATTATAATATGTCAAATTTTTTTCTCATAGATAAAGATTATTAAAGCATAGATTATATAATTGAATGCTCTAAAAAATTACTAAATTTCACTCAGGCAAGTTGAAATTTTTAGTAAAGCTAACGCTTGTAAATTTTATTAGAAAGTGCTAAACAAGCGTACTTTTTTAGCCTTTTGGCGAACATAAAATTTTCAAGCTAAAATTTCAAATCCTTCGTTTTATTTGTAATTTTTCAGAGGTCTCAATTGACTTTATAAATCGCTACTGTATACCAGTTCAAAAGATTTCAAAGTGTTTTTAGAGGATTTCGTATGAGATTGAGTATTCTATATCGCTGAAGTATCTATCTAATATTTTTTCAATGTTTTGCAATCTTTTTTGAATATCCTCCTCGCTTAAGGCTAAAAAAACTATTGCAATCTCAGCCTCTTTTGGGTATTCACTTGAGATATCTAAAGTGGAGATGTTTAATTTTGAGAGTCTCTCTTTTATAGAGTTTAAGATTTTTCTTCTTCCTTTTAGGCTTTCGACGTAGGGAAGGTCTAGGGTTATTAAGAGATTTACTATATGCAATTTGTACCTTTGTGATATTTAAAACCTCTCTTTTTTACTTCTTCGATAAAGAAATCTATCCATCTTTTCGCCTCATTTTCATCATAAGAGGCAATAGAGATAACATCTTTATATGTGCCCTTTTCAATTGCCGGCAAAGAAGAGAATTCTATATTTTTAGGTATCATTTCCATTATATCCATAAGATCATTTTCACTTGCTTCTACACATATAGTAAATCTATGTTTATTAGGGGCTTTTGGATAAAATCTATCAAGAGCGTACTTGATCATGGGGTGCGACATTTGGGGAAATCCGGGAACAAAAAAATATCTCTCATCTAGAAAAAATCCAGGAACGTTATTTATCGGATTTGGTAAAAGCCCTGAGTTTATGGGGAGATTTGCCATATTTATCCTATGTGGATAGGCTTTTTCTTTAAATTGATTTATTATTAGATTTTTAGCCTCCTGGTTAGTTTCCATTGATGAGTTTCTAAACACTTTGGCCGCTATTTCTCTCGTAAAGTCGTCTGGAGTGGCTCCGATACCGCCAAAACTGAACATTACGCCGTTGGGATCTTTTTTGACTAGTTTAAAGATCTCTTCGATAAAGGATGGTTTGTCGGTTATGATAAAAGAGGCGGTAAGCTCCCAGCCTCTTTTTAAAAGCTCGTTTTTTACGAAATTAAAGTGTTTATCCTCTCTTCTGCCGTTTAGTATTTCGGTTCCGATGATTACAAGATAGAAATTTGGGTTTTTGATCGCCATTTATAAAACTTAGACTATATTTTACTTTTTATAAACTCCTCCATCTCGTCAACTATCTCTTCTATACCTCTCTCACCGTCGATTTTTTTAAGGACTCCCTTTTCTTCATAAAACTTTTCTATTGCGGCAAGCGGCTCTAGATAGACTTTCATCCTGTTTTTGAAAACCTCTTCGTTATCATCCGCGCCTCTTGCTCTTCCCAAAACTCTCTCTTTTGCCGTCTCTTCACTAACTACTACTTCTATAACCGCTTCTAGTTTAATATCTGGATTTTTATCTAGTATTTCATCTAGTGCATTCATCTGCTCTACACTTCTTGGAAATCCGTCTATTAGGATAACATCTTTATCGCTATTTTTTATAGCGCTTACTATAGTATCGATAACTATCTCTAAAGGAACTAGCTTACCGTTATCTATATAACTTGCTATAGTAGCGCCTAAAGCAGTTCCTTTTTTAACCTCTTCTCTCAAAAGCTCTCCAGTAGAGTAGTGAGCCACTATATCACCGTTTCTTTTTGCTATGATCTCCGCATCCGTGGTTTTACCGCTTCCCGGCGCTCCTATGATTAAAAAAAGTTTTTTCATAACTTCTCCTCTTTTGTTAAGTTTTTATGTTTTTTTGTTACTAAAAATCTTCAAATTTATTTGACTAATTATCTTGATGACAAATTATATTTTTCACTGTTTAATTCTATCTGATTTTTTCGACGAGTATCTTTTCGGCTTGGCCTCTACACATCGCTATTTTGGTTCCGTTTGCTTCTATTTGAATCGGACCAAAAAAACCCTTATTGAGTACTTTTATAACATCACCTATTATAAATCCCATCGCGTTTAGATGACATTTAAACTCGTCGCATTCACCGTCGTATCCAACAACTTTTACTATATCTCCGCTTTTAGCCTCAATCAGTTTCATACTTTTTTGGATTCTCTCACTCTTATGTGTAACTCTTTTAATTGTTCTGTTTCTACCGGACTTGGCGCGTTTGTAAGCAAACATTGAGCCTTTTGGGTTTTTGGAAAGGCTATGACGTCTCTTATGTTGTCTCTTTTAGTTAAAAGCATAATAAGTCTATCAAAACCTATCGCAAAACCGCCGTGAGGAGGTGCGCCAAACTTCAATGCTTCAAGCAAAAATCCAAATTTTTCGTTAGCTTCTTCTTCGCTTATACCCAAAATTTCGAAAACTTTTTTCTGTATCTGGAGTTTGTGTATCCTTATACTGCCTCCTCCAAGTTCTACCCCGTTTACTACCATATCGTATGCTTCGCTCGTAATATCTTCTATCTCTTCTTTATCTATGTTTTTAGGCATTGTAAATGGGTGGTGAAGTGCTTTTACTTTGACATGTCCCTCTTCGATTTCAAACATCGGAAAGTCTACAACCCATAAAAACTCATATCTAGAAGGATCTTTAAGATTTAAAATATCGCCAAGTTTATCTCTAAGTCTTCCCATATAGTCTAAAACTACCTTTTTACTACCGGCTCCAAAAAAGATAAGATCGCCTGCTTTAACCTCGGTTCTTTCTATCAAAGCGCTCTTTTCCTCTTCGCTTAAAAATTTCACTATAGGACCTTGAAGTTCTCCGTTCTCTTTTACTTTAACCCACGCAAGACCTTTTGCACCAAATTTTGCTACAAACTCAGTTAAGTAGTCAATCTCTTTTCTAGTTAGTTTATCTCCTCCCGGAACAGGGAGGGCTTTGATACGGTTTAGATTTTTAAACTGCGCAATCTCCCTAAAGACTTTTAGTTGTGTATTTTCAAAGATATCTATTACGTCAACAAGTTTTAGATCAAATCTAAGGTCAGGTTTATCGGTTCCGTAACTTTCCATAGCCTCTTTGTACGGCATTCTTCTAAAAGGAGTTTTTATGTTTATGCCGCAAGCCGCAAATATAGTTTTTATAAGTCCCTCTGCCACCTCTATAACATCATCTTCGGTGCAAAAACTCATCTCTACATCTATCTGGGTAAATTCTGGCTGTCTGTCAGCTCTTAGATCCTCGTCTCTGAAGCATTTAGCAATCTGAAAATATCTGTCAAATCCGCTAACCATCAAAAGCTGTTTGAAAAGTTGAGGAGATTGTGGAAGGGCGTAAAACTCTCCCGGATAAAGTCTGCTTGGAACAAGATAGTCTCTTGCGCCTTCTGGAGTAGATTTTGTTAGTATAGGAGTTTCAACCTCCAAAAAGCCGTTTGCATCTAAAAAGTTTCTAGCTGCGATAGCCGCTTTACTTCTAAGTTTAAAAGTGTCGAAAGCCTTTTTTGTTCTAAGATCTAAATATCTGTATTTTAATCTTATCTCTTCGTTTACGTTTTCATCGCCTAAAACAAAAGGCGTAGGTTCGCTTCTGTTTTCAATGGTTAACTCTTCGACTACAACTTCTATCTTGCCGGTTTTAAGTTTTGGGTTTTCAAGTCCTTCGCCTCTTAGTCTGACTTTTCCTTTGGCTATCAAAACATATTCGTCTCTTACTTCTGTGGCTACTTTGTGAGCATTTTGGCTATCGGCCGGATCGCAGACAAGCTGTACGATACCACTTTTGTCTCTTAGGTCTATGAAAATAACTCCGCCGTGGTCTCTGTAGCTGTTTGCCCAACCGCAAAGAACTACCTCTTTTCCAATATCATTCTCATTTAGTTCCGCACAATAGTCTGTTCTCAAATCTCATCCTTTAAGCTCTATTTTGAGGGTGATTATATCAAAGATATGCTTTAAGTTATGATAAAATTATAGTTTTGAGTCTAGTTGGCTGATTATGAGAGTTTTGAAGGAAAATAATGGAGATTAAAAGAGTCGGTATCGTATTGAGACCATCCGCACCCGATCTAAAAGAGCTTTTTTTTAAGATAAAAAACGCTTTTGAAAAAGAGGGGATAGAGGTTCTTATAGATAGTATAAGTGCATCGATGATCGGTGTTTTAGGACAAGAGTTTGACGTATTATGTAAAAAGAGCGATATTTTGACCTCAATAGGAGGCGATGGGACACTTATCTCTTTAGTTAGAAGAAGCTACAGATACCACAAACCTGTTCTTGGAATATATGTGGGAAAACTAGGATTTTTAACGGATGTTTTACCGGATGAGATAGAAGATTTCATAAAAAAATTGAAAAAAAATCAAGTTAGGATAGATAACAGAATGATGATGGAAGCGTCTATTAGCGGTAAAGATGAAAAAATGTTCTCCTTTAACGACATAGTTATAACTAGACAAGCTATTTCAAAAATGATACATATAGACGCATTTATAGATAAAAAATGGTTCAATACTTACTACGGAGATGGACTTATCATATCAACGCCTACAGGCTCAACAGCTTACAATCTAGCTTCGGGCGGTCCTGTTGTTTATCCTTTGACTAACGCATATATTTTAACGCCAATCTGTCCACACTCACTTACTCAAAGACCTTTAGTGCTTCCAGCGGAGTTTGAGATACAGATAAAAACGAAGAGCGAAAACGCATTAATGGTTGTGGACGGCCAAGAGATTTATGAGTTTTCTCCAAATGAGACTATAACCATAAAAAGGGCTCAGATAGGAGCTAAACTGATCCATAGACTCGAGAGAAACTATTTTGAGGTTTTAAGAGAGAAACTTCATTGGGGGATGTAGTTGATAGAGAGACTTTATCTAAAAGATTGCCTCTCTTTTAGGGAGGCTGAACTTGAATTTAAAGATGGACTTATAGTTTTTACAGGTCCTAGTGGTGCCGGTAAATCGGTACTTATAAATTCCATTTTGGCTCTTTTTGGACTTAAGGCTCCCCAAGCTAAAATAAGCGAGATCACTTTAACAAACGATACTGATCTTGAGAGATTTGGTTTTGATAACGAAGAGATAATAGTTGTTAAAGGGATCAAGAAGGAGAAAGTTCGATTTTTTTTGAACTCGCAAATGATCTCTAAAAGGGTTTTAAAAGAGGTTTTCAAAGAGAGGGTTGGATATCTGAGTCAAAAAGATGAAAATATATTTAAAAATCAAAATATTTTAAAGATTATAGATGATATTTGCGAAAAAAAATTTGAAAAATTTTCAACTTTGAAAGAGGAGTTTAAAGAGAAGTTTTTAAAATATAAAGATATAGAAGATAGATTATGTAGAATATTAGAAGATGAAAAAAGAGTAAACGAACTTATGGAGTTTGCTAAGTTCGAGATAGAAAAGATTGATAAAATTTCACCGAAAATAGGCGAATACGAAGAGTTGTTACAGATAAAAAAAGAGCTCTCCAAAAGAGAGAAGATAGAAGAGGCTATAAATAGAGCCGAAGGCATTTTTGAATACGAATCAATGGTGTATGAAGCGTTAGATAAAATAGGAAAGGATTCATCCTTTTTCGATGAGGCTATGAACGAGTTAAGGTCTATTTTTGAAGACCAAAAAAATAGACTTTTTGAGCTTGATAATATTGAAATAGAGGATGTGTTAAACAGATTAGAAGAGTTATCTGAGCTTAAAAGAAGATATGGCTCAATCGAAGATGCACTTGAATATAAAGAGGAAAAGATAAAAGAGTTAAGAGAGTATGAAAATCTAAGTTTTGAAAAAAGCAATCTGGAAAAAGATAAAAGTGAGCTAAAAAGAGTTTTAAAGAGTTTATCTGAAGAGATATCAAAATTTAGACAAGAAGCCATAAAAAGTCTAAAGGAGGATATCAACTCCTATACTAAAGAGTTAAAACTCCCTTTTGTAGATTTTAGATATGAAAAAAAAGAGTTGGATATCGAAGGAGAAGATTTTTTTAAAATAGAACTAAAAGGTGTGGGTTTTGAAAATATAAGTTCCGGGGAGTTTAATAGATTGAGGTTGGCTCTACTTGCTTCTTGGAGCAGATATAAACAAACTAAGGGACAAATACTTATTTTAGATGAGATAGACGCAAATGTAAGCGGTGAAGAGTCTATGGGTATAGCTAAGATTTTGAAAAAACTCTCTAAAAGTTATCAGATTTTTGCCATATCTCATCAAGCGCAGCTTAGTTCTGTAGCCAATCAGCATTTTTTAGTTGTTAGAGAAAATGAAGAGAGTAGAGTTTTAGAGCTCGATTTTGAAAAAAAGATAGATGAGATAGCAAGAATCATAAGCGGAGAGAATATTACAAAAGAGGCAAAAGAGTTTGCTAGAAGGATTTTGAGTAGGAAATAAGGTAGTTAGGTGGTAAGGTGGTAGGGTGATAAGGGGGTAGGGAAAGATAGAAAAATCCAATATCCATTGTCTATTGTCCAATATCTATCTAATAAGGAGATATTTTGTTAATCGATACTCATTGCCATCTTGATGATGAAAGATTTGAAGAAGATCTAGATGAGGTAATAAAAAGAGCTTTTAAAAACGGTGTAAAAGCTTTTGTGATCCCAGGAGCCGATCCCGATGATCTAGAAAAAGCAAAAAATATAAGCGAGAGGTACGATGAGATCTTTTTTGCCGCGGGGGTTCATCCCTATGAGATAGAAAAATTTGACGAAAGAGCGCTCAAAGAGTATTTAAAACATCCAAAATGTATAGCGGTTGGGGAGTGTGGGTTGGATTATTACAGACTTCCAAAAGATGAAACGGAGAAAAAAGAGGAAAAAGAGAGACAAAAAGAGATTTTTTCTAAACATATAAAGTTAGCTAAAGAAGTCCAAAAACCTTTAATAGTTCATATCAGAGAGGCAAGTTTTGACTCTAAAGAGATCTTAATCAATAACGGAGCCAAAGATGTTGGAGGAGTATTGCACTGTTTCAATGCCAGCGAGATTTTACTTGAACTCTCAAATTACGGTTTTTATTTTGGTATAGGCGGTGTTATTACCTTTAAAAATGCGAAAAAACTTGTAAATATTTTGCCAAAAATCCCAAAAGATAAAATCGTTTTAGAAACTGACGCTCCATATTTGACTCCACATCCTTATAGAGGAAAAAGAAATGAGCCAGCTTATACACTTTATGTGGCTCAAAAAATTGCAGAAATTTTAGGTATGGATCTTGCAGATGTATGTAGTATTACTATTAAAAATGCCAAAAGAGTATTTAAAGAGCTGGAAAAAATTGTATAATAATATCTAAAAATAGAAATTAGGAGTATTTTTGAGAAGGGGATTAGCGTTAATATTGCTTTTTTTTGTAAATTTATATGCAAGTTTG
This Nitrosophilus labii DNA region includes the following protein-coding sequences:
- a CDS encoding TatD family hydrolase, translating into MLIDTHCHLDDERFEEDLDEVIKRAFKNGVKAFVIPGADPDDLEKAKNISERYDEIFFAAGVHPYEIEKFDERALKEYLKHPKCIAVGECGLDYYRLPKDETEKKEEKERQKEIFSKHIKLAKEVQKPLIVHIREASFDSKEILINNGAKDVGGVLHCFNASEILLELSNYGFYFGIGGVITFKNAKKLVNILPKIPKDKIVLETDAPYLTPHPYRGKRNEPAYTLYVAQKIAEILGMDLADVCSITIKNAKRVFKELEKIV